The Lepeophtheirus salmonis chromosome 1, UVic_Lsal_1.4, whole genome shotgun sequence genome has a segment encoding these proteins:
- the Syngr gene encoding synaptogyrin isoform X1 encodes MDPGGGYEGGGAFGGGKTGREVDPLVFLKKPHVVLRIVALLSAIIVFGCVSSQGWTYDQADMKEVCILNDSSSACHFPTAVGIIGFLASIGFLVGEWFFEQMSSIKTRKHYVLLDLGFSIVWAFFYLIAFCVLVYSWHNTDKKMSYASSNIYGSMFFSLVSIACWGGSAFFAFQRYQQGSGAAFTQGIGEQDMMDPGGAGYTTGGMDDEGGYTEAPFSGGSQQEMQASNGMGYQQPTY; translated from the exons atggatCCTGGGGGTGGATATGAAGGCGGAGGGGCCTTTGGCGGCGGAAAGACGGGAAGAGAAGTGGATCCGTTGGTTTTTCTTAAAAAGCCTCATGTTGTTTTGAGAATCGTTGCATTG CTATCTGCTATCATCGTCTTCGGGTGTGTCTCATCTCAAGGATGGACTTACGATCAAGCAGACATGAAGGAAGTGTGCATCCTCAATGATAGTTCTTCAGCATGTCATTTTCCAACGGCTGTTGGAATCATTGGATTCCTGGCATCTATTGGTTTTCTTGTTGGAGAATGGTTCTTTGAGCAAATGAGTTCCATCAAAACAAGGAAGCACTACGTTCTTCTTGATCTCGGATTCTCTATTGTCTGGGCCTTCTTTTACTTAATAGCGTTTTGTGTCCTTGTTTACTCCTGGCACAACACAGATAAAAAGATGAGCTATGCTTCCTCCAACATCTATGGATCAATGTTTTTTAGCCTTGTGTCTATTGCATGCTGG GGAGGATCTgctttttttgcttttcaaaGATACCAACAAGGCTCCGGGGCAGCATTTACCCAGGGAATAGGCGAACAGGATATGATGGATCCTGGAGGAGCTGGTTATACCACAGGAGGTATGGATGATGAAGGTGGTTATACTGAGGCTCCATTTAGCGGAGGAAGCCAGCAAG AAATGCAAGCTTCAAATG GGATGGGATATCAACAACCAACGTACTAA
- the Syngr gene encoding synaptogyrin isoform X2, whose protein sequence is MDPGGGYEGGGAFGGGKTGREVDPLVFLKKPHVVLRIVALLSAIIVFGCVSSQGWTYDQADMKEVCILNDSSSACHFPTAVGIIGFLASIGFLVGEWFFEQMSSIKTRKHYVLLDLGFSIVWAFFYLIAFCVLVYSWHNTDKKMSYASSNIYGSMFFSLVSIACWGGSAFFAFQRYQQGSGAAFTQGIGEQDMMDPGGAGYTTGGMDDEGGYTEAPFSGGSQQGMGYQQPTY, encoded by the exons atggatCCTGGGGGTGGATATGAAGGCGGAGGGGCCTTTGGCGGCGGAAAGACGGGAAGAGAAGTGGATCCGTTGGTTTTTCTTAAAAAGCCTCATGTTGTTTTGAGAATCGTTGCATTG CTATCTGCTATCATCGTCTTCGGGTGTGTCTCATCTCAAGGATGGACTTACGATCAAGCAGACATGAAGGAAGTGTGCATCCTCAATGATAGTTCTTCAGCATGTCATTTTCCAACGGCTGTTGGAATCATTGGATTCCTGGCATCTATTGGTTTTCTTGTTGGAGAATGGTTCTTTGAGCAAATGAGTTCCATCAAAACAAGGAAGCACTACGTTCTTCTTGATCTCGGATTCTCTATTGTCTGGGCCTTCTTTTACTTAATAGCGTTTTGTGTCCTTGTTTACTCCTGGCACAACACAGATAAAAAGATGAGCTATGCTTCCTCCAACATCTATGGATCAATGTTTTTTAGCCTTGTGTCTATTGCATGCTGG GGAGGATCTgctttttttgcttttcaaaGATACCAACAAGGCTCCGGGGCAGCATTTACCCAGGGAATAGGCGAACAGGATATGATGGATCCTGGAGGAGCTGGTTATACCACAGGAGGTATGGATGATGAAGGTGGTTATACTGAGGCTCCATTTAGCGGAGGAAGCCAGCAAG GGATGGGATATCAACAACCAACGTACTAA